One segment of Heterodontus francisci isolate sHetFra1 chromosome 28, sHetFra1.hap1, whole genome shotgun sequence DNA contains the following:
- the LOC137345142 gene encoding probable G-protein coupled receptor 139 has protein sequence MGKPAILLTKDIYYPILAPLGVLVNLMAIVILSRQNCGLSKCISVYMVSMATADLLVMIINVMVYRIFSYHFPFSFLSYTPVCRMIIYIGNVNFDLSVWFTVSFTFDRFVAVCFQTFKARYCTARTAGVVITVFCLLCLFKNIPFLFVIEAQQIINKVQWGCRPSVDFFPSPLGTAWVWFHSAWLVWLPFTLIVSFNCSTIGRILVANRIRRKLRGNRSENRSDSEMENRRKSIILLFTVSGCFVLLWLTVAVSFVATRLPNTNNYRGDRTAPGYIANETGTCLKFLSCIQNPCIYVATQRKFREELKNVLKSPRPVLLRLVRKCR, from the exons ATGGGGAAACCAGCTATTCTGCTGACGAAAGACATTTACTACCCAATTCTCGCACCCCTGGGTGTCCTTG TGAATTTGATGGCGATTGTGATTCTCTCCCGACAAAACTGCggcctttccaaatgtatttctgtttatatggtgtccatggcaacagcagatctcctggtcatGATCATCAATGTAATGGTGTATCGTATTTTCAGTTATCACTTTCCATTTTCCTTCCTGTCTTACACCCCCGTGTGTAGGATGATTATATACATAGGTAATGTCAActttgatttgtctgtttggttcacagtctccttcacatttgaccgttttGTTGCTGTCTGCTTCCAGACGTTTAAGGCAAGATATTGCACGGCAAGAACTGCAGGTGTGGTTATAACAGTGTTCTGTTTATTGTGTTTGTTCAAGAATATTCCCTTTTTATTTGTAATCGAAGCTCAGcaaataattaacaaggtgcagtgggGCTGTCGGCCAAGCGTGGATTTTTTTCCCTCACCACTCGGGACAGCGTGGGTCTGGTTTCACAGCGCCTGGCTGgtttggcttccttttactttaattgtctcatttaattgttcaaccattggacgtattttagtggccaatagaatccgcaggaaactccggggtaacaggagtgagaatcgcagtgattcagaaatggagaaccgcaggaaatccattattttattgttcactgtatcgggctgttttgtcctgttgTGGTTGACCGTTGCTGTGAGTTTCGTGGCGACCAGACTGCCAAACACCAATAATTACCGTGGTGACCGCACAGCCCCTGGATATATCGCCAATGAAACCGGAACTTGCCTTAAATTTTTGAGTTGCATTCAAAACCCATGTATTTATGTAGcgacccagagaaaattcagagaagagctgaagaatgtgctgaaatctcCCAGGCCAGTACTTTTGAGATTAGTTAGAAAATGCAGATAA